Genomic DNA from bacterium:
AAACCATTCTGAAAACTCTAATGTTTAGAATTTTGAATTTAGATATTGTTTCGTGCTTCGTGCTTCGGATTTCGTGCTTTCTTTCATTTTAACTTCCTTTCTTCTTCTCGTCTACCTAAACACATACAATTTTCGTATAAGATAATTTTATTTGTATGTGTTTAAGCAAGTGAGAACAAGATGGAAGAAGGCACTTTAAGACACAAAGGCACAGAGTTTATTTGTTACCTGCTTTGTCCCTTTGCCCCTTTGTGCCTAAATAACAAATATTCTGACGATTTATGAAAGATACTATATAGAAATGTTACGACCTCTCATTTAATTACCCCTATTTTTCCAGATGAAAATATTTTGTCTAAATTGCTTATGGTATAAAGATATACACCAGAGGCAATATCTTTTGTATTCCAAGATATTTCCTCTCCTTTGCCTGCTTCAAACTTTTCTACAAGCTCACCAGATATTGTATAGATAGATATAAATGTATCCTTAAAGGTTAAGGGACTACCCCTAAATTTTACAATTTGTCCAAATCTTGCTGGGTTTGGGAAAACTTTAATGGATGTTGTTGTAAATGTTGAAATAGAGGATGAGGCTGTGCCTCCACGAGAATCCGATGCAATAATCTGCCAGTTATATGTTGTGTTCATTGCCAATGGCTCTTTAAAAGCTGGAATCCAAGATGTATCTGTTGTATTTGCAACATTCTTTAGCTCATCTTTAATTTTTCCCAGGAAAACAGAGTATGTAATTTTATCGTTCCAATCCAGGTCACAAGATGTGCTCCATTTAAATTTAGGGTATTGACTTGATGTCCATCCATTGTTTGCTGGCTGAATAATAGAAAATTCATTTGGTGGTCTATTTTCTCCACATAAGCTATAAAGGGCATTTATCCTTCCAAAATCAGGTCTTTGAATGTTATCAGCCCTATTTCTTATTTCATTAAATATAAAGGCATTTGTTGCCCCATGATATTTTGAAAATAAAAGCCCAGCTAAACCTGCAACAAATGGACTAGACATTGATGTTCCACTAAAAGATTTATATTCATTACCAGGGGTAGTGCTTAAGATAGAAACCCCAGGTGCGGCAATATCAACCCAATTGCCATAATTTGAAAAATAAGCCTTTTGGTCATATCTATCTGTTGCTGCAACAGCCATAACATTGTCATAAGCCGCAGGATAACACTTCTCATTTATACCATCATTTCCAGCTGCTGCAACGATAAATACACCCTTATTATAGGCATAATCGCAGGCATCTTTTAAAACATTTCCTCCATTATAACCTCCAAGGCTCATATTTATTACCTTTGCACCGTTATCTGCCGCATAGTTTATTGCCAAGGAAATATTAGCATTATCTCCATACCCATATTTATCAAGACATTTTATAGCCAAAATTTTGCAATTCCAGGCAAGACCTGCTGTGCCAGTGCCATTGTTTGTTTCTGCCCCTGCAATCCCAGAAACATGGCTTCCATGTCCATTGCCATCCATTGGATCTTTTTCATCTGGAACAAAGCTTTGGCTTCCAATAATTTTTCCTGAAAGGTCAGGATGGTTATAATCAATGCCTGTATCTAATATGGCAATGATTACGCTTGTCGTTCCTTTTTCTATATCCCAGGCATCTGGTGCAGAAATTTTAGGAAGCGCCCACTGGTCATTAAATTTAGGGTCATTTGGTGTTAT
This window encodes:
- a CDS encoding S8 family serine peptidase is translated as MKDIIFVFLLFSFVSFADFVPGEILVKFKEKKQILTIETQSMDFLFDNIYRIKLKKGIGVSDMIDKLKDNPDVIYVEPNYILKAYITPNDPKFNDQWALPKISAPDAWDIEKGTTSVIIAILDTGIDYNHPDLSGKIIGSQSFVPDEKDPMDGNGHGSHVSGIAGAETNNGTGTAGLAWNCKILAIKCLDKYGYGDNANISLAINYAADNGAKVINMSLGGYNGGNVLKDACDYAYNKGVFIVAAAGNDGINEKCYPAAYDNVMAVAATDRYDQKAYFSNYGNWVDIAAPGVSILSTTPGNEYKSFSGTSMSSPFVAGLAGLLFSKYHGATNAFIFNEIRNRADNIQRPDFGRINALYSLCGENRPPNEFSIIQPANNGWTSSQYPKFKWSTSCDLDWNDKITYSVFLGKIKDELKNVANTTDTSWIPAFKEPLAMNTTYNWQIIASDSRGGTASSSISTFTTTSIKVFPNPARFGQIVKFRGSPLTFKDTFISIYTISGELVEKFEAGKGEEISWNTKDIASGVYLYTISNLDKIFSSGKIGVIK